Genomic window (Zingiber officinale cultivar Zhangliang chromosome 2B, Zo_v1.1, whole genome shotgun sequence):
aaaataattaagcaaGTAATTCAAGATTAATTTtcttatagtccaagcatgattaaaaaaatattttataatttttggaatataatatgtgaaaattatttatctattttcctTTAAGAAATGTATAACTTTTAGTTACTAGCTAACTATAATAAGATATTagttttcacttgattagtcaagttaagtaagaaTGCCCAACTAGTTGTTTACTATAAAGGATTATTTAATATGATCAATTTGATTTGATATTTTTAACCTAGACTTATGATAATGCAATGATATAACCATATGAAATTCAGGCTTTGTCCTAAGTATCTTATATcattacaagtgttcttaataCATAATCAAGGTAATCctaatgtgcttgtgagatgttggtTATCTAAATCTATAAGTTCATGCTTTATAAGGGGAAACCTAGGTTAAGTCCaatttgttttgaaaaaaaaaatacttagaaaaaaaataaggtttgttgaagaagattttttttaaaaaaataaaaatatataagttttgaaagataTATCTTATTCTACTAAAATTAGAAAGGTAAAAGTTGTGGGATTGAGAAAGCGTGTTAGaggagaggagggtgaatagcgctagtCGCTTTTTTATATTTTCATAAAATAGTCGAGAGTATGCAGCACAAAGAAAGATAAAAaaccaatgctaacacaatttcATTTACATAGTTCAGAGCCTCTGacaactcctattccaaggctcaCGATCGTTGAAATTTTTATTGAACAATCCACTAAAGATTCTTAAATTACAAAAACACCGATTACAATAAATGAAATGAAAATAATAAGCACTTATTGATGTGAGCCCGTAAGTATATGAGTGtcgttaagtaaaaaatattgatCCTACAAAGACTGGATATAAGCAGTAGAATTTAAGTACAACAAACTAGCTAAACTATTAAAAGGTTAAAGATTGCAATCACAAATGTAAAGGGAAGTAAGAGAAAGATAaagataaagagagagaaagagtgttGAGGAACTTGGTTTGGGAAAATGTTCTAGGGGTTGAGTTTTATTGTGATGTTAATCAATGTAACATGGGTCTCCTATCTCCCGTCCTCTATTCCTAtgcacttgtaggaagttagattcattaccgacttTTCCCCACGAAGGTTAAGCCGGAATACTATCTTAATCCATATCCTATgatactaaatggaagtgattcctatgaagtccggtAACAggatacccctatcactagggtccTTCGGTCATACATCACAAAAACACAAACACTCAATAATATAGAGATAGAAATAATAATTACGTCCAATTCCCTCCTTTCTTGTGGAGAATTGCTTCTCCCTTCAAGACAATACCCTATATGTCCGAAACAAGATATCCttatcactagggcacctcggtcatacgatctagggcattCTTCTTatgagattaacaattctacacaaacattcaatcaaaaataaaaattaagctCAAACACACTATACACACATAAAATCAAATAGATACAAGACATAGTAATATCATATAGATAGAAAATTGACAAATTTATGAATTTTACATCAATTCACATcgcaattactcccttaatcttaaacaagagatctactccataactaGAATAAGAGaatccaaaaacatcaaaatctaaGCTAAAAATACCAAAACTCAAGAAAAGAAGGCTTATCTTATATGaagagtgatcttcggatctaatCCAAGCTTCCAGAATAATGGAAACAATGAATTCGGCTTCAGATCATCCAAGAAAGCGCTAAAGAAGTCCAAACCTCGTCCAAATTggatctcccaaaggggagaaccttcctccctCGAAGAAGGGGAAGAACTCTTAAATAGAGTTGGGCACAGGCCTAGCACAACCCGTGCCAtggtcgtgtggaatccacacagccGAATGCTACCTTGGCTCTAGTCTAGTGGCACAACTGTGTGGATTCCACAAGGCCGAAAGTTGCTTCATCTCTGGAAATTCCACACGGCCATAGACTACTTCTTCTCTATTTCATTAACAACACTGAGGCTTGCTTTGGCTCTACTTTATGGCACGGgggtgtggattcacacggccgaaGCATTCTCCTCTGGGCATGTGGCACAACCGTGTGAATTCCTCACGGCCAGACCCTTTTTCTTCGTTTATTCTCCGAGTAATCTACCAATATTATTTTCGCTCCAAAATCAcatcttgtcaacaaggaaacaCACAGAATAGATTTCCAATCAAAAAAACGAGTAATTTAAAACAATTCCATTTTTATGGATTAATTCACTATAAACTTATAAAAAAATCTACAATTAAAAATGATCATCAACCACGACTCTCAAGTCCAATCAATTAGAATTGGCGACCACCCAAGCACCCGCGATTCGAATCCCAATTTGAATCTCAATTACGAcgtatttgtaaaaaaatttcctcCAAATGGAGGATGTAACCAAAGGATGCTAGATTTTTGAACTGACCACCACATgagcttcccgatttatcctgatgaccgATGAGAAACTTTTGTGAAATCTAACTGATCACCCCAGAGATagtcaaagaaataaactaaaattatcatttttttttttttacaatgcaAACTTCCATGACACCTAATCGATCATCTCTTGGGTTAATCAACGAAACAATGCAATCTTCCAAACTTAACGGTCTATAAAATAAACATTCTGCAATTGACTAATCTTCGAGTGAAACAAGCTGCGGataaatttatcaaataaatttgaccAACACAGCTTAGCTCATGTACATGCAGCACAGCATCAGGTCAAAGTATTAGGCATTTGGACCCAAAACAACGCTGTTTTTTTATCAGGCGACAAATCCTAACATGAAAAAATGGTTTCCACCAGCCACAAACAACTGTCAAGCAGAGTCACAAATAAAGTCTACAATGCATAGTCTTCCAAACTCAGCCGTCTATAAAATAAACATTCTGCAATCGACTAATCTTGGTCGAGCAAAACAAGCGACTGATAATACAGTACCAAAGCTCATCTAAGTGCCTTATTGGTTGTAGGATCTATCAATTAGTACCTCCGAAATCCATAGTCCATGAACCTTCCTGATGGGCACTCGTAAGCCATGTGTCCCCTCCCACCACAGTTGTGGCAGATCATCAGAGGGCCCATGCAATCCCAACTCTTATGGCCAACCTGGTTGCAGTTCCGGCAGATGACATCTCGGAATCCACCATGATAGTCGCCGCCACCCCTTTCACTCCTTTCACTGAATATTTCCGACTTTGGACACTGTCTGGCCACATGCCCAGCAACATTGCAAAGGTTGCAGACTGGTTCATTTTGACAGTCACGAGCAAAGTGCCCAGTCTTCCTACAATTGTTGCATGCTTTCTCATTTGTGCAGTCTATAGCAATATGTCCTGGTTTGTAACAGTTGTTACAGAGCCTCATGTCACCAGGAAGGAGTTGAGGAGATGAGCATTCTCTTGCAAGATGGCCAGCCTTGCCACAGGTGTGGCAGATGCCCTCATTAGGACAATTGCTTGCCATGTGTCCAGGTTCTTTGCAATTCCAGCATATTGCCTCCACAGTGCATTCTGATGCAATATGTCTGAAGAGAGTAAAAGTTGCCATTTTAAATGTCTGAGATATGCTGTATATACTTTACAGGCCAGAATATATCTCAAAATAATATACAAGCACAAATGTAAACTACATAAGGCTACCAAAGAAAAGTACAAAATCTCGGCGCATTTTCTTCATTATCAAGGCttcttaatttaaaaataaaaatttaaagagATGATCTTACCAGTAACCTCGAATTGAGTATAATGGAAAGAAAAAATTTCATTCGGCCATATCACAAATAATTTCAGCTTGTTGCATAGACTTTAATTAAGGGGAAAAAAATCCATGTTGACATTACCAAATACTTCACAAACTAACGAACATGGACCACTGATGCTGAAGATGAGTTATGATAAATCTCATAAATATACCAGCATGCAAGGTCAAGTACTCAGCTCTGAAGTACAAGTAACTGGCAGAAAGATTGTACTAGACAAGCATTGAATATTTACCCGGGAAGGCCACAATTATTACAGACAGCTGCATTTTGACATTCTCTTGCAAAGTGTCCAGGCCGCTTGCAGTTGTTGCACAAATCATTTCtgtaatacaaaaataaaaaattagcaaaTCCTAAAGCTCTAGTTCAAACATTAAGGTTTGAGAATAAAACTCTGTAATGTTCATAGCCAAATGATTATTTAATATGTTGCAATTAGAATGTAGATATTTTTAATGGCTAGCTTGAAAACACAGATCAATTTATcattaagaaacaaaataaaataagctGATAAGAACCTGTCAATATGCATGAGTAACAATTCAAAACACCAAGGAAAGCACCAAATACGGGCAAAAAGCTTATGTTTCTGGATACTTAGGGAAGATCATTTCTTGCATAAACACTTTAGCATTAGTCTCTTCACGCTGACAAGGAAACCATCTTAAACAGGAATGATATCATATTTGCAAAGCTACATTATATCTCTTACTAAAATTGAAATACAATTTAGCAGATAATTAATCAAGTACATATGGTAAGAGAAAATTAGAAAGTAAAAGATCTTAACATTTTGAATTGTTTTAATGATTTTTGGCAATGGTTGCCTTTTTCCTTCCACATTGCAAtgcttttatcattttaaaaaaatgtagAAGTTTTCTAGTTCCTGAAGAAAGCCAGGAATATCTGATATCTTTAATTTGATTATTAGCATATGTCAAACTGGTTTGGGCATGTAATTCAGATCCTACATCAGAAGAACATGACTCCACAGCCACATGCTTCAAGTTTTAAGTTTAACTGGTTTGAGATATGCCGCAATGTTCTTTTCCCTCATTGAACTATATGTGATACCTTCAGTACTAGTCCCAAGCCACCAGATTATTAGAAATTTCCATCTACTTTCACCTTAACTCAgtcaacattatatatatatatatataactccgcccatgacgaccggccatgctcaatctcaagcccggataaaggagggttgcgttaggttgccggTCAGCGTTAAAACTAtgtcaaatattcaatgaattgaTCTATTAAACTACTGTACTAATGGTAGATTGTTCCCCAGAATGAACGCGTTGCAAGATCGGACTGTaatgtctcggcaaggaccgttacatctccaaaactcaggtgtagtgctaaatatgcaagagttcacgtTACAGGGTTCGACTGTAactctcagcaaggaccgctacatctccatgagaacttggatgtagtgttaaatagacaagagttctcacaccatagattagataagaacaaatatgatcaGAAAACTAATAATTTAAGATTTAGAACATAAGAACTCTCACtgataaatcaatggaggtagtagatatgataattaagagaaaaattagtattttgtatgtacaagagacaaaatgggaaGGCgaaaaggcaaagatgatagagaactcgagttttaagttatggtacactggaaagagtaaagcaagaaatggagtgggtattattgtagatagtttgttaaatgatgaagttgtaggagtagttagaaaagaagatagaattataacccttaagataatagtggcgaaaaaactatgaacataattagcgtatatgcaccacaagtaggattaaatgaaactaccaaatcaagattttgggatgacttagatgaaactatgataaacatgcatatagtaggagaaataaaagaacggtagaagagatattttcatcaactttttaatgaaagtttaggtgaccaactttgataatttaagtaggtcaaatgagtatagaaattttaatttttatcgtagaattcaaacttcaaaagtaaaataaactttaaatgagttgcacaatggaaaagtcgttgaaccagatgatattccgatagaggtatggaaatgcctagggaaataaggtattgaatcgcttacaaaattatttaacatgatattgaaaacgaaaaaaaatgtCTGGTTAATGGAGGATAAATACGCTAggtcccttatataagaacaagagagatgtacaaaattatgcaaactataggggtattaaactaatgagtcatactatgaaactttgggaaaaggtaatagaaaaaatattaaggagaccacagtgaccgaAAATCATATTTGAATTCATGCTtgaaaggtcgacaatagaagatatacatcttcttagacaattaattgaaaaacatCGGGAACAAAAACAAgttctacacatggtattcattgacttagaaaaaacttatgatagagtcccaagagaaattaagacacgtttaagatggtcaCCAAAGGGACatgacacgtttaagatggtacgaacatgtatttagacgatcaataaatgttccagttaggcaatgtgaaactatgataaacatgcatatcaaacgaggaagaggaagacaaaaaaaggtttagttagcaacaataaaacaagataaaatttatttaaatatagatgatgatatagtaagagatagaactcaatggcgtaaaaggattcatatagccgaccccacctagtgggaaaaagtTTGGTtgtcgtatatatatatatatatatatatataagttaccATATATGTATATAATAATTACCATATTATTGGTACAAATTAGTTAATATATATGCGTTAATTAGGCTAATTACAAATTAACCTAATTATAGTTTCCTAATATGGGTCATAATTTGTATATAAATGTCTTACTATTCAATAAGATATATTTTTTTCATCTCTAATTACATAATATCAAAGccatagaaattaaattaggactCTATCTCCTCTCCCGTCGAAATtaggtttcttttctttttcttctttctccatCGTTTCTCACTCGCGTGTGCTCTATTCGTCGTGCAACCAATAGGCATCACGACCAGCAGCGTTCCTTGTCCTCACAATCAGCCACTGCCCACCATCTAGCTTTCCCAATCACGTGCCATCACCGCGCGTCATCGTCTCGTGCCATCGTGAAGGCTAATAAGGTTGCAGGTCTCCATCCCCTATGCTACCGCCTAAACACCAAGTCTCCATCTCCGTGTCCGTCACCAGCACCTGTGCATATCTCGTCCCTTGCCTCCTTCCTCCTTGTTCTAACTTCGTCATATACTTGTGCGACTGAGCCCTAGTCGTCATTACTGGGAGCAGGGGCTTGAAGCTTATTGGTAGCAACCTCTGGTTTCTTAATTGTGATCGTTTCTTGTCGTGACAACCACTACAATGCTTCTCGTTATTTAATACCACTACCGTTGCCAAAAGGAGCATCTCTAGCCATCTCTATTCGTCAGGTTCAAAGCTAAGGGTCTCTTCTTCAAGTTAGAAGAGAAGCCTTCACGTCTCCACAGATCACAGCAACTCGCGCCCATCCGACCGACTGACTTCTTCTTCGAACTAGGAGAGATCCGACAACCCTTTTTAACACGAGTAGCAACCTTCTCTTCAATCTTCTTCTTCATGTCCACGGCACCATAGTTGTGCTCCCTTCTGTTGCTGCATCTATACTTATACTATTGTCGTGCTTTCTTCCTGTTGCTGCGTTTTTTTGTCTTTCCGGCACAAGCTACAAATCTATGCATCGAGGCTCCATCTTCTTGTTGCTGTGTTCTCGTGAGATAAAATCTTATGCCCGAGAAGAAGCCCTATCTTGTGACAGATGTAGTGTCCGTGATGTTTAAGATCATAAACCATAAGCTAAATGGTTCGAACTGTTTGGATTCGAGTAAGATTGTTCATCTTTATCTACAAAGTATTGATAAAGATGGTCATTTGACTGATGACCCTCCTAAAGATAATTTGAAACAGACATGGCTAAGAGGATCCTCGCGCTTGTTTCTTCATATTGAAATTGTATTGATAGTAAGGTAATTGGTTTGATCAATTACtatgaatttattaaaaaaaaactaatggattatttgaaatttttatactcTAGAAAGAGATTGTGTAGAAAAACAAGATCAGTCATCAATTATTTTATGACATTCAAAAAGACATATAAGGAGCTTAATATGTTGCTGCCCTTTAGCCCTGATGTGAAGGTTCAACAAATCCAACGAAAGCATATGGTGATAATGAGCTTCTTTGCTAGCCTACCTCCTGACTTTGGCATAAATTCTCTCTGATTCTGAGGAATGCTCTCTATAAGATGTATTCAATCGCATTCTTTATATAGAAAATACTACACCCACTCCGTTTAATGGTGCTCTAGTAAGTCGCAATACTAATTATGTGTCGGGAAGATGTCAACAATGGAAATAAAGGGGAAGTTCTCAGGACTTTCAAACTCGAACGCTTAATTCTGGTGGTATTGTGTGCAATTACTGTCGTAAGCCAAGTCATACAAAATTTGCGTGTAGAAAGCTTCAGtacaaaaatcaataaaaaaaacttgGCCCATATTGCATCCACTAATGATGCCTCTCATAAATCGACCCTTATATCTGCATATGAATTtgccaagttctcaaaatatcatGAATCATCCAAGTCGTCATCTTCATCTGTCATTGCTATTTTTGATTCAGGTAAACAAACCACATGTCTTCTTTCTTCATTGATTCTGGTGCCACGAATCATATGGCAGGTAATGCTAGTctcttttctatttttcaatcCAAAACTAACACTCATACTAACACTCATACACTCATACTGTTACTTTAATTAATGGATCTTCATCTTGTGTTCTTGGATCTGGCAATATCAATCCTACTCCTTTACTTCCTCTGTCTTCTATCTTACATTTACCTAATTTATCATTTCAGTCAATTCATAATCTTAACTGTTGCATCTCATTTTTTCCTAATCATTGCTTATTTCAGGATCTTTTGACGAAAAAGATTATTAGTAAAGGGCAGTGTGGAGGCCTTTACATTCTTGACACACCACTCCTAAATTCTTTTATTTACTCGACTGTCACTTCCCCATTCGAGGATCATTATTGGTTGGGATATCCATCTCTATCTTTGTTCAAAAATCTTTGTCCACAATATGGTAAGGTGTCTTTATTAGATTATGAGTCGTATCAGTTTGCAAAACATCACCGTCTTTGTTCGAGTCCTAGAGTAAATAAACGTGCTTCCgttccttttaaattcttttatccTATTTTATCCAATCTTAGTTTTAGgtattttgttatttttattgataattacTCTCGTGAAACCTGGTTATATTAATGAAATATTGTTCTGAGTTATTTTCTCAATTTTATGCCTTTTGTGctgaaaattaaaactcaatttaATACATCTATCCGTAGTTTGCGAAGTGATAATGCTAAAGAGTATATGTCCGATTTATTCCAATTGTATATGGATTAAAATAGCATGATTCATAAAACGTCTTGTGTTGACACCACACCCCAAAATGGTGTAGTTAAATGAAAAAATAGACATTTTCTTAAAATTGCACAAGCCCTTATATTTTAAATGAATGTTCCTAGATCTTTTTTGACTGATGTAATTTCTATAGCATGCTTTCTTATTAATCGCATGTCATCCTCTATTCTTCAGGATGAGATCCCTTACAAAATCCTTTTTCCCAATAAGTCATTGTTTCCTATTATCCCTATGATATTTGGTAGCACTTTTTTTATCAGGATGTTCATCCACGTGTCACTAAATTAGATCCCATgtctttgaaatatattttctttAGTTACTCTCGTATTCAGAAAGGTTATAGATGTTATTGTCCCAATATTAACAAATATCTTACCTCAATTAATGTTACCTTCATGGAAGACAAACCTTATTTCTCATCCTCACCTATTCCAACTCCATCAAAAGGAGGAGGATTTGTTGATGTATTTTATCAAACC
Coding sequences:
- the LOC122045519 gene encoding zinc finger protein GIS2-like isoform X2; translated protein: MSENSRSPPPDRRIRRERTSYRDAPYRRDFRRSARNDLCNNCKRPGHFARECQNAAVCNNCGLPGHIASECTVEAICWNCKEPGHMASNCPNEGICHTCGKAGHLARECSSPQLLPGDMRLCNNCYKPGHIAIDCTNEKACNNCRKTGHFARDCQNEPVCNLCNVAGHVARQCPKSEIFSERSERGGGDYHGGFRDVICRNCNQVGHKSWDCMGPLMICHNCGGRGHMAYECPSGRFMDYGFRRY
- the LOC122045519 gene encoding DNA-binding protein HEXBP-like isoform X1 translates to MGWLWSQVAMENVLCMLGETSPNLVCFIFYEGKFGGSFWTYGGGLDAWFYCEQGGIVLVVVVVVVVVIGVGYSANCNRIEFEESLKMSENSRSPPPDRRIRRERTSYRDAPYRRDFRRSARNDLCNNCKRPGHFARECQNAAVCNNCGLPGHIASECTVEAICWNCKEPGHMASNCPNEGICHTCGKAGHLARECSSPQLLPGDMRLCNNCYKPGHIAIDCTNEKACNNCRKTGHFARDCQNEPVCNLCNVAGHVARQCPKSEIFSERSERGGGDYHGGFRDVICRNCNQVGHKSWDCMGPLMICHNCGGRGHMAYECPSGRFMDYGFRRY